TCGAAAATGATTTCCTCTGCTGCCCGGCCACCCATGAGGACCGCAATGCGGTTAAGGAGCGCCTCTTTCGAATAACTGTGCTTGTCCTCGGCCGGAAGCTGCATGGTGATGCCGAGCGCCCGTCCGCGAGGGATAATTGATACCTTGTGAACCGGGTCGGAACCAGGGATGAGTTTTGCCACCAAAGTATGGCCCGCTTCATGGTAGGCGGTATTCTTCTTCTCGTCCTCGGATATGACCATGCTCCGGCGTTCGACACCCATAAGGACTTTGTCCTTTGCGTCGTCGAAATCCGACATGTCAACCACGTTCTTATCCTTGCGAGCAGCAAGAAGCGCAGCCTCGTTCACCACGTTGGCCAGATCGGCGCCCGAAAAACCGGGGGTTCCGCGGGCAATGACATCGAGATTGACGTTGGGCCCCAGGGGCGTCTTTTTGGTATGAACCTTGAGAATCATCTCCCGCCCCTTCACGTCGGGTTGGGGAACAACAACCTGGCGGTCGAAGCGGCCAGGACGAAGGAGAGCCGGGTCAAGAACATCTGGACGGTTGGTGGCAGCAATGAGGATTACCCCCTCGTTGGACTCGAAACCGTCCATTTCAACCAGAAGCTGGTTAAGGGTCTGCTCGCGCTCATCATGTCCGCCACCGAGTCCTGCACCGCGGTGGCGCCCAACGGCATCAATCTCGTCGATGAAAATGATGCATGGAGCGTTCTTCTTCCCCTGGACAAAGAGGTCACGAACCCGGGATGCACCCACCCCTACGAACATCTCCACAAAGTCTGAACCGGATATGGAGAAAAAGGGAACGCCTGCTTCACCGGCCACGGCACGGGCCAGGAGAGTCTTGCCGGTTCCCGGAGGGCCAACCAGAAGTACCCCCTTGGGAATACGGCCGCCGAGTTTCGTGAACTTTTTGGGATCCTTCAGGAACTGAATGATCTCCTCAAGCTCCTCCTTGGCTTCGTCAACGCCGGCAACATCCTCAAAGGTGATGCGCCCCTGCGCTTCAGTGAGGAGCTTCGCACGGCTTTTGCCGAATGCCATGGCCTTGCCGCCTCCGCCCTGCATCTGACGCATAAAGAAAATCCATACACCGACAAGGAAAAGAAGCGGGAACCAGGAGATGAAAATGGAGAACCAGGAGACCTTCTCCTCCTCCGGCTTGGCGGAGATGCTGATTTTCTTCTCGAGAAGCTTGTCCGAAAGCGTGGCATCCTGGGGTTTGTAACTCCTGAACTCCTTGCCGTCGGCAAATTTACCGATAATCTCGCTCCCCTGAACGGTAACCGCATTTACCTTACCCGCATCGACAGCGGCAATAAAGTCGCTGTAGCTCAAACGCTCATGGGTAGTGCGAGGTTTGTTGAACAGGTTAAAGAGGAGAATCATCATCAAGCTGATTACAAGCCAGAGAGCCAGGTTTTTGTAGAACTGGTTCAAGGTTACCCCCGTTGATTTATCCTACGGCCGTCAGGCCTTTTGTATTCGCACTATTATCTAATTAATTGAGGAAAAAGCTACCATAACCCATGCCGGTTGACAAGTCATTTAAGGGCAATTCACGAAGGCGAAGAGACCTCGGCGAGCACCGTGCGGACAGTATTTTCAGAGACACGGGCAGCATGCCCGGTTCGGAAACCACAGACCCAGACAAGTTCATCATTACTGAAGACCAGCGGGATCAGACGACGGCGCTCACGCGCAACCTTCCCATCAATGAAAATATTCTTAACTTTTTTACTCCCCGCCATGCCCAGAGGACCAATACGGTCGCCAGGGCGGAACCCTCTCACAAGCCACGGAAACGGCGCATGGTCCAAGTCGAAGCAGGCCCGTTCAGGAGGAAATTTTTCAAGATCTTCAGGCGGCGGGGCAATCTCGACCCTTAACTCAGCTCCTCCGGGCAGGGGGTAACACCCCGGTCCGTCGACAACCAGGGACTCATCCCACCCGCCACCGTCGACTCCCCGGCTGAAAGCAACGGTTCCGTAAGCCCGAACCACTGCAACTCTTCCCGGCAACTGAAGTC
The nucleotide sequence above comes from Geobacter benzoatilyticus. Encoded proteins:
- the ftsH gene encoding ATP-dependent zinc metalloprotease FtsH, whose amino-acid sequence is MNQFYKNLALWLVISLMMILLFNLFNKPRTTHERLSYSDFIAAVDAGKVNAVTVQGSEIIGKFADGKEFRSYKPQDATLSDKLLEKKISISAKPEEEKVSWFSIFISWFPLLFLVGVWIFFMRQMQGGGGKAMAFGKSRAKLLTEAQGRITFEDVAGVDEAKEELEEIIQFLKDPKKFTKLGGRIPKGVLLVGPPGTGKTLLARAVAGEAGVPFFSISGSDFVEMFVGVGASRVRDLFVQGKKNAPCIIFIDEIDAVGRHRGAGLGGGHDEREQTLNQLLVEMDGFESNEGVILIAATNRPDVLDPALLRPGRFDRQVVVPQPDVKGREMILKVHTKKTPLGPNVNLDVIARGTPGFSGADLANVVNEAALLAARKDKNVVDMSDFDDAKDKVLMGVERRSMVISEDEKKNTAYHEAGHTLVAKLIPGSDPVHKVSIIPRGRALGITMQLPAEDKHSYSKEALLNRIAVLMGGRAAEEIIFDSLTTGAGNDIERATELARKMVCEWGMSDKMGPVSFGKKEESIFLGRDMSMHKNYSEATAVEIDGEIRRIVEDSYSRVTTLLRDNIDTLHKLSMQLIEKENLTGDEVDQIIKSVSGSDLPPEATPAS